CCTGATCAAGGACGTATTTTGagaacaaggatttataagtgagaaggattcgtgtttgtctctttacattactaaacaccacgcgagacgcctatgaaccgggaataaaaaccgtttttctcaacaaatacttgtcttatcgagtcaaacgaaacaccattgtaaagtttattaaatttcacgacgtttataacttgctttaaagacggaatgtttaggggatatgtcttaaattttcgttaaaaaaatcgacagctcatgaaatgacagcaccgcttcagaaagtaagacggtaaccctcgcacccgcaagctacatcaaaggctgcgccggcggatatcaaaggaaaatcagtcgtcgcccaacgtcacggtcagtgcacaaacacaaaagcgcttgccttggacttccccaaaacccagtgtgacttatccttctcatatacacGTGTACGTCctttctcacttataaatccttgccctgatatacaaaaatgtataggcatgtttagcggactgGGCAGTGACATGCGGTTGGAAATTATTTCTGTGTCGtgacatgggagataactcgtcCAATTATCAGAACCTTATGAATCCGGATCCGATATCGTTTTTTATTTTAGACACAAAACAAGATGTCAGCGCCCGTTCAAGATCAGTTTTGTACAATACTCATGATCAGCGAGCTGGTGCTAGCCTGTTCATACTGCAACTTTATTCGTTTAGACTAGCTCTTCTTCAACAATACAAGGTATTATTGTCTTAAATGAATACAAGtggaaataatttatttttcatagcTGACACAACTTGCTTATTTTATTAGCGCGTTTAAAAGCGGTTTCAGACGCGAGCTCAAGATTGATTATCTCACCAGTATCTCACCAGTCCAACATCAATAGAAAGTCTATTGGCTTGTTATAGGATGTATGGTTCGAATTCTTACATATATTGTTTGTAGCGCTGCGTCTCGTTACCGCTTTTCTATATGTACAGTGGCTAGGATTGAATGCATATGTTATAGTTAACGTTAGATCGATAAAAAAAGCAAAAGTTTATCTTGTCAAGttgattaattaaaattgaaatttgtaTCAGTAACTCTACAGTACCTTACTTTATATTTATCCCAAAATgtagatgtttaaaatataccaaaagTAGTTAGgcaaaaaaaccaaaaaaactgAGTTCCCTACTGTCATCAGCAAAAATACATCTCCAGTGCTCCAGATAATTTTTTGAGGGATGGGTAATTGTACTTGCACTTTTGAAAGAGAAGGATAAAACTTTGGCTTCTGTGCAAATTAACAGAGTTATTTCGATAAAAGTTTTATCGGTATGGCGTAAAGTAATTGCTGATAAGATAGCAATTGCATaaaattcttgttactgctatttctcagaaagggctgaagggatctttctcaaatttcatatgtaggttcctctagggccctagttttgcatattgcattttgggaatgatgggtcaacaagatggccatcaggcagccatcttggattttgatagttaaagtttgttactgctttttctcagaaaacactgaagggatctctctcaaatttcacatgtaggttcccttagggcccaagttgtgcatattgcattttaggaccagTAGGTGAaccattttgatagttaaagtttgttactgctatttctcagaaagtactaaagggatcctTCTCAGATTTCACATGTTGGTTCCTCTAGCTAGGGTCCTAATTGTGCATAATgtattttgggacagatcggtcagcaagatggccgacaggccccCATCTTGGATtctgacaattgaagtttgtaccgctatttctcacaaagtgacgaagggatctgtctcaaatttcatgtgcaggttcccctttgggtctagttgtgcatactgCATTTTCTGacccgatcgatgaacaagatgtcCGATAGGTAGCCagtttggattttgataattgaagtttgttactgttatatatctcagaaagaactgaaaggatctttctcaaatttcatatatagtaatatgtgGTAAATGTATGAAAAGCAGAGATAAGATCCCTcgttccattgtcagacatagatcattcatcggtgggcgccaagatcccttgAGCTTGGGATTCCTTGTTTTTTGATCAATGTAAGCAGTCATACTAATTGTGTTGAGTTATAACAAGTATTGTACAAGTATTTTGTACATGGTCATACAATTTTAAGGGGTAATTGATAGGTTTTTCAATGGGTATTTTACCCATGTATGTATCTTCACTGGAGCTCTGATCTAGTgtataaagattaaaaaaatattttgttttgattatttatttcaGTTACCAGCAATTTGCCATCATGTCGACTGGAGGGGGCTTCAATATCAATAGACTGAGAAGTCCGTATGAGAGTGACTCGGAGTGGAAAATGCGTGAAGAATTTCTAGAGGCACACAGGGGAGCTTACCCAGTCCATCGTCTCCTGTGTTTATCAAATTGTTACATCAACTCCAGACTTTATGGTTGTCGTTACCCATCTGCTACCATGAAAGAAATAGCAACATTGTCAGCTGATCTCAAAGCTACAGATATGGACAAAATCATGGGGGTCCAGAAAGTAAAATTTGTGAAAGGGAAGGAAGAGACAAAgttaacaaaaattaattttgtaaagtcATCAGACAACTCTGCTGTGAAGCAGACAACTAAAGACTCAAAACCAGTTCATGTTTCAACTGAAAATGGTGCTTTTGATAGTTCTAAAGCTTCTACAACTAAGTCTAGCACACCAAGCTCATCAGTAAAGAGTAGTTTTGCATCTCAGTGTGAACCCAAACCCGTTATTCATCCTCCTCCAAAACTCAAACAAAACACGCCAGCTGTGCTTGCTGTAAACGCCAAGAATGAGGCAATTGAAGCAACAGAACAGAACTCGGACAATATGACACCAATTGACCAAAACTTATTTGATTTAGCAAAATCCTTGGATGGACTTTTGAAAAAAGATGCTAATAACTTAGCAAAAGACTATCTTCCCATTGCTGCCATGAAAACCAAAATAGTGTTTACCTACAAGTATAGGGAGCTTCCGGCACCTAAAGGACTTCACAAGTTTGTGTGCTGTATCATGTATGATTCTGTGGAATTAGCAGAAGGAGAAGGTGGGAACAAGAAAAAAGCCAAGCAAAGCAGTTTAGAAGAAGCTGGCTTAAAACTTTCACAGAAATACTTAAAAGTTGTTAGACTAAATCCAGAGACACAAGTTCTAAAAGCTTCTGAGGAGAACTTTCCATCCGCATGGACGATAGGTGAACACATACAACCAGCACCTGTTAGTACTGCAACAGTGCACAGGGAATCAAATGCAAGTAGTTTAGCAGCTTGTAAAAAACGGAAATTCTTAGAATCATCCAGCGACCTTTCTAAGTTCCTGCTCATTGAACCCATGGAAGCCACAAACAGTGACAATGCGAAATCCGTTCTCCAGCGTAGTGCTGATTTTAACAAAGCGTTGTTGGAGTATGAATTCCACGACGAGGGGACTGGGGTACGTTGTCGAGTGATTCTAGAAGGGCACATTCTGGTGGATTGTTTTGGTACTAGTCGTGTGACTGTGAAATCTGCAGCTGCTGAGAAAGTGATGGAGCTATTGAAAGATATGTGCTGGACTATCAAAATAAAGCAGGCTGTGGATTCAGACGATGCTGGCCTGAGTCGAGATGAAATCTTTGGTGAAATTCATGCACAAGTGAATGCAATTCCTGAAGAcaacaaagggagacaactactGATGAAAATGGGCTGGACAGGTGGAGGAGTAGGGGCAGAAGGCAACAAGGGCAGAGAAATGCCTGTAGCAGAAGAGCTGTCCAAAAATCAGATGATAAGTCGTGCAGGACTTGGATCAGTCAATTCATCAGAGAAAGAATTCAGAACAAATGTAATGGATACATTGGAGTCTTACACCAAGTCTGGAAAACAGGAAGATTTGGTATTTGCTGCAGAGTTCACTAAAGACGAACGAGCGTATATCCATCAGCAAGCACAAAAACTTGGACTTAAAACTCAGAGTCGAGGATCTGGTGAAGGTCGTTACCTGACCGTTAGTCGGAGACGATCAGCATTCCAGTTGTTCAATCATTTAGTTGAAGAGGGTGGCTCTACTGCCAAGTATGAACTGGTAGCTCCAGCACAAAATTCTCAAACTTAATCAAGTTAATCTGCTAGGATACTGTTTAAAGAAATTAATGTTAAGTGTAACAAGAAGGTATACATATTCATTTTGCCAAAGATCattcattttctttttgaaCAGAGCAAGTGATTCATATTCTAGGGAATCCCTATACCATTATCATGATTTCTtaaattacatacatttataattagttgaagactaaattattattttgtaaattaaaattccaatgatttttctttcctttttttttacatagaaAAAATTGTACAGGCTAAGTTCCTCATATAAGGCCATGTACTAAATGAAACATGATGATGATCATGCATATGTAAAAGATTAATGAATCTACTCTGGTCTTCTTTATTCTTTGCTCCTCAACTCAGTTTTCAAACCAGTACGCACTAGTCTCCCTTTTCAAGGCCTTGATttattgaattgttttatactttGAAATTCTTGGAAAGGTataggttgttgtagttatgtgaagtatcttaaatttgtgttcatttcatatgagattttatgaaactcttCTTGACAATTTAATTTTTGCTCACCAAATTAGGCTTGCAACAATAGACAAGCTGCTAAGACTCaatttataaaatctcatatcaAATGCACACttatttaagatcctatataaattttaccTATGATAACATGACGGACACTAAAATGGTGAAATATGATTTTGGACCATGTGGAAAAgtataacaaacttcaaattgATGATCTTGACCTGCACATCAGGACAAGGAGGTAGCAAAAGTTAAAGTTGATTGATGCTGAAAATGAATACCAGTAATTTTAGAATCCCATACCAAGGTTACCAGATATCAGGCCTGAGGAAAGCTTGTTAACTGTCATACTTTATATTACTGATAATGCaactagttttttttaaatgtgaataCTTACTCCATATTTggatattgcagagttatctacccttgtgggtaggtatccaaTGTTACAATGTCATACTGTTATGAGTACCAGGGTATAAGTTGTcatattttcagagaaaacaatgtgaatttcaCTCACAAAGCAATGACAAATTGACAATCGATATATACCTACCGACAAGGGAGATCAAAGACCGAGTAAATGCTAGCACATTTTCAATTGCTATTCTGTAAAATTTCTAATAAAGGCAGCATTTATAGTGTTGTATTTGATGATTGCTATAGTAGGTATTAGATAGCTGTATAAAAACCCTTTATTTATCAACATTATATGTTAATTACAGTTGTCAGTCCATGTGTGTgtaaatttaaagatttataaCAGTAAGTGTAGGTCTGATCCTGATCTGTCATATGATGATGGAAGACAACTctttgtaattgttttgttttgcatatatgcatacatactgaaatacaatatagaatttcatttaaatgagTAATTTTGTTGGCTATTATTAGCTCGCATATTCGAAGAATaaggggagctaatgttgtcaccccggcgatGGCGTCAgtgttggcgtcccatttcacgttaaagtttttgagcaagtttctgtttcgtcaattgtttaagtttaagtcatcataaatgtttatgattttattttcctaatgtgtatggatgctgaacgtgataatacaaccaatttggggcccttttggggttttttgagtctgttaatttgtcatatttccatgttaaagtttttgagcaagtttctattttgtcaattgtttaagcataagtcattataaatgtttatgattttattttcctaatgtgtatggatgcagaacgtgataatacaaccaatttggggccctttagggggtttttgagtctgtttatttgtcatatttccatgttaaagtttttgagcaagtttctattttgtcaattgtttaagcataagtcattataaatgtttatgattttattttcctaatgtgtatggatgcagaacgtgataatacaaccaatttggggccctttagggggtttttgagtctgtttatttgtcatatttcatgtttaaatagtaaatacttgaacatcaacttcttctgaataggcgagctttgctgttctccaacagctcttgtatAATATACTGTATTGCTTAGTCTTCAAAgttattcaaaatgaaaaaaaccaaaaaggcATTGTTTTGGGTAATAAATTAACATTACCTGGTATTTGAATTTTACTTTACTTTCTTTGttcaaattaagatatatttaagACTCGAATCTGACTTTTAGTTTGCAATTGGCTAGGTTATGTATACTAGGGActtatagatttttatttttggttGGCTTGATCAATCGATGTCTACATTCTGTACAGAGTTGTATATTCTTTGGATTAGGTAGAAAACATACTTGATTATAGAGGGTAGATTATAACGCTCCAGACTTCTATGAGAAGTAAAGCATTATCCTTGTATTTGAGTTGTAATTTTCCACATGTACAAAATAGTAATAAACATTGTTCTTGTATAAGGAGGTTGTTgatttttctctttctttttaaTTATAAGAGTTTCTTATCCATAGCCAGGGTCATTCAAGGATATGCCAAAGTTTGAAAGTGAAGTAAAACCAGAGTATGTACGTACCCACAGAAAAAATCACTGACCTACAAATTTTACACTCAGTTCTTGATAAATTTGCTTTCTCACTCGAGCTGTGAACATGTTTTAAATACTGGTCTCATGTTTGTCTTAGTCCATTGGAAAGATCTACTGTGAACAAATACCACAATTATATCTTTCATGACACACAAATTATACTTTAGAGATAGGTTCCCATGTAGTTTCAATCTTTGctaacatatttcattttctggATATTTCTAGGTTGTATAAGCTAggatttttgtgttaatacagTACTAATTGAGTTATCAAGGGGCtttaatttcagtttttaaaAGCCATAATAAATGTTGATAAGAGTCAATCACTTTTACTGCACAAGATACTTTACAAATAtggtacgtacatgtatttacaaaaaatgagaaatattttttccagaatgaaaatttatatacatgtacatgggaacccatctttaaagatgctccatccctgagaaatggtattttttctatatcaaaaacaggagcagacgagtTAGTACTTTTCTTCGGTTGTAAAGCTTAATTACACAaataccaccattaaaaagttgaGTATGGTTTATGTTCTGTCGACAAGGAAGCATCTTTATGTAGACTGCAAGGTAAAATACAAATGAactcttgttatttttttgaataatttatttaaattttaaacttcACTGATTGTCGTCTCCATACCATCATTGTCTCCATCATATCATTGAACTCTCCTTAGAACAATTGGTCATTCTCACAGGTCGTTCCTATTTACACAATTGGTCACAGTCAATGGATAGCCTAACGCCCTTCACTGATGTCACAGATGCTCACAGTATTGTTGATATAAGGCCTTTATACCCACAATATAACAGTGAGTATCAAAGACTTACAAATCTGACCATCCATAGTGCATTTCACACAGTGACTTTCAAGGACAATAATCTAAAGTTGCCAGGAAGTGGTCTTATTTTGCATGTAAAACATCTTTGCTTGTCATAGGTTACAAGCCTTCTAAGAATACTGTAAATTCACTTAAAATTGTGTGCAATGACCAAAATTTTTCATATAAGCAGAAATTTTGCAAATAAAATGCTGTTTAAATGTATccaatacaatgtacatgcagGTAAATTAGAAGTAAAGCGGCTGTAATAGATTGCTAAAATACGAAAATAAATTGGTTTGAGCGGATCATAACCTTTGGGTAGCGAAGATGGATTTTGGATACACATACTTTTGTATCTTTCTTTCTTATCAACATGTTGTCTTCAACGTTGACCCAGCTTTTACTGTGCCCTGTGACATCAGGAAGGGGATCTATGGGTTCtagtttatatttgtaaagGTAACTCACTGGACACACACCAAAGGGA
This genomic window from Argopecten irradians isolate NY chromosome 4, Ai_NY, whole genome shotgun sequence contains:
- the LOC138321301 gene encoding NF-kappa-B-repressing factor-like — its product is MSTGGGFNINRLRSPYESDSEWKMREEFLEAHRGAYPVHRLLCLSNCYINSRLYGCRYPSATMKEIATLSADLKATDMDKIMGVQKVKFVKGKEETKLTKINFVKSSDNSAVKQTTKDSKPVHVSTENGAFDSSKASTTKSSTPSSSVKSSFASQCEPKPVIHPPPKLKQNTPAVLAVNAKNEAIEATEQNSDNMTPIDQNLFDLAKSLDGLLKKDANNLAKDYLPIAAMKTKIVFTYKYRELPAPKGLHKFVCCIMYDSVELAEGEGGNKKKAKQSSLEEAGLKLSQKYLKVVRLNPETQVLKASEENFPSAWTIGEHIQPAPVSTATVHRESNASSLAACKKRKFLESSSDLSKFLLIEPMEATNSDNAKSVLQRSADFNKALLEYEFHDEGTGVRCRVILEGHILVDCFGTSRVTVKSAAAEKVMELLKDMCWTIKIKQAVDSDDAGLSRDEIFGEIHAQVNAIPEDNKGRQLLMKMGWTGGGVGAEGNKGREMPVAEELSKNQMISRAGLGSVNSSEKEFRTNVMDTLESYTKSGKQEDLVFAAEFTKDERAYIHQQAQKLGLKTQSRGSGEGRYLTVSRRRSAFQLFNHLVEEGGSTAKYELVAPAQNSQT